The sequence below is a genomic window from Bacteroidia bacterium.
ACCACTTTACTTGTAGGACACCCTGGTGAAACCGAAGCTGACTTTGAAGAGCTTAAATCTTTTGTAGAAGAAATGCAATTTGAGCGATTAGGAATATTTACCTATTCGCATGAAGAGAACACGTATGCATACACGCTTGGCGATACTGTTCCTGATACAGAAAAACGCCGTAGAGCAGACGAAATTATGGAAATTCAGCAGGATATTGCTTTTGAACTCAACCATAAAAAAATAGGTCAAACTTTACCTGTACTTATTGACCGAAGAGAAGGACAGTTTTGGGTAGGTCGTACAGAATATGACTCGCCCGAAGTAGATAATGAAGTACTTATTCAAACCGATACTCCGTTGAAAATAGGCTCTTTTGTACCTGTTAGTATTACCGAATGTACTGAATTTGACTTGTATGGAACGGTTAGGAGTGAATAATTTTTAGTTATGTCTAACTTTGTAGATTACGTAAAGATAATATGCCGCTCGGGCAAAGGGGGTCCTGGTGCGGTTTCTATGCGTAGAGAGAAGTATGTACCCAAAGGTGGACCTGATGGCGGTAATGGGGGCAAAGGTGGAGACGTCTATCTTGAAGCAGATGCCCAAATGTGGACACTTTTAGATTTTAGATACCAAAAGCACTTTTTTGCGGGAAATGGCGAACCAGGTCAAGGCGCACTTAAAACAGGTAAAAATGGCAAAGATGTGATTCTTAAAGTACCTGTGGGCACAGTGGCTAAAAACGCTCAAACAGGTGAGGTACTTTGTGAGCTAACCCAAGATAAACAAAGAGTTTTACTTTTAGAAGGTGGGCGCGGTGGAATGGGTAACGCGTTTTTTAAGAGTCCTACTCGCCAAACACCGCGTTTTGCACAGCCTGGCGAAGAAGGCAAAGAAATGGAAATTATTTTAGAACTTAAACTTTTAGCGGATGTCGGTTTAGTAGGCTACCCAAATGCAGGCAAATCCACTTTACTTTCTGTAATGACTGCAGCTAAACCTAAAATAGCAGATTATCCCTTCACTACCCTAGTACCTAACTTGGGGATTGTCAAATATAGAGAAATAGGTTCTTATGTAATGGCAGATATACCTGGTATTATAGAAGGTGCCGCAGAAGGTAAAGGTCTAGGGCTTCGGTTTTTACGGCATATTGAGCGAAACTCTATTCTACTTTTTATGGTATCCGTAGAAAATGAAAATATCGCACAAGGTTATCAAGTATTGCTACATGAATTAGAAAAATACAATCCTCAATTGCTGTCTAAAAAACGCCTACTTGCTGTAACAAAAATAGATATCTTACCTCAAGACGAATTAGAGCAGCGCAAAAAAACTGTTCCCAAAGAAATTGAAGTACTCTTTATATCTTCCATAGCCCGAATAGGCTTAAATGAACTAAATGATAAAATATGGCAGTACCTACAAAGGTAGTTTTTGAAGTAATTGGTTTGGAAATACGTTTTACTTGTACAAAAATTTGTAATTTGCATAGCTATGGATAAACATTCCCACACACTAAGCTTTTTCGTAGTAGAAGACAATGAAACCTACATTATGATGCTAGACCACCAAATTAGGAAGTTTATATCAGATTATCACTTGACCCCTTTCAAAACAGGCGAAGAGTGTCTTAAAAACCTTCACTTAAACCCTGACTTTATTATATTAGACTACTACTTGCCGGGCATGAATGGAATTGAAACCCTTAAAAAAATTCATGAAAAATATCCTGATATGCCTGTAATTATGTGGTCAGGGCAGGAAGATATACATGTAGCCATAGAATGCTTTGAGCAAGGTGCTTACTCTTATGTAGTCAAAGATAGAAACGGTATTTCTAAAATCGGTAAAACTATTGGATACATACAAGATAAAGTCCGCCTGCGCAAAGAAAATGACATTTTAAGAGAAAGACTTAAAAAAAAGCAGCGTATTATCTATGGCTTATTTGGTTTATCACTAGTATTGCTAATTACTTTGATAGCCATTTCTGTATAATATGGCAAATTTATCGGTAAGTTTTGCAGGAGTTTCATTTCAAAATCCAATTGTATTAGCTTCAGGTATAATGGGAATTACAGGTAGTGCTCTTTTACGAGTAGCGCGGATAGGGGTAGGGGGCGTTACAACTAAATCCATTTGGTTGACTGCACACGAAGGGCATAAAAACCCTGTTATGATAGGTACAGAACATTACTTTATCAATGCCGTAGGTGTTCCTGATGCAGGAATAGAAAAAGCCAAAGAAGAACTTTCTTTCTACAAAAAGCAAACTAATACCCCCTTAATTGCTAATGTAATTGCATCCTCTGAAATAGATTACGGTTTAATTACTGAATCTATCACTGAACTTAAACCCGACTTGATTGAAGTGAATATCTCTTGTCCTAATATTGAAGATGAGTTTGGAAAGCCTTTAGCTTGCTCTCGTATAAAAGCCGCAACGGTAACTAAAATATGCAAATCTAAAACTCACATTCCTGTCATAATCAAAATGTCGCCCAATGTGGAGGATTATGTCAGTATTGCCCAGGCTTGTGAAGATGCAGGTGCAGATGGATTATGCTGTTTCAATACTTTTGGACCAGGCATGGTCATTGATTTAGAAAGCCGCAGACCTATTTTAGCTAATAAAGTAGGGGGCGTTTCTGGACCTGGTATCAAGCCCCTTGTTTTGAAAATGGTAAATGATATTTACAAAGCTGTTCGTATCCCAATTATCGGTACAGGGGGAGTGCTAACAGGTAAAGATGCCTTAGAAATGATGATGTGCGGCGCTACGCTAGTCGGAGTAGGAACTATGGTGTATTACTATGACCTTCAAGGTTTTAAGGATATGATTGATGAAATGAACAAATGGTTGGATGCCCATAATATCCAAAATATAGCCGATATCATTGGTACTTTACAACGTTAAAATATGCAAACAGAGGTTGTTATTTTAGAAAACGGAAAAATTTCTTTTTTTGATGCTTTTCAGATGTTTCGTTTGCGTATGGAAGTATTTTGTGCCGAGCAGCGCTGCTGGTACGTAGATCCTGACGAACACGATTTTACTGCAACCCACATTCTTATATATCTTATTGATGAAAATCTACCTAAAAAATTAGTAGCTTATGCGCGGATCTACAAAAAAGATGGGCAATACGTTATTGGCAGAGTATGCACGCATTTGCTGTTTAGAAGAAAAGGTTTAGGTAAAAAAGTAATGGAGATAGCCATAGCGCAGTGTCCACCTAAAAGTGTAATTTACATTCAAGCCCAAGCGTACCTAAAAAGGTTTTATGAGAACTTTGGCTTTGTTCAACAGGGTTCAGAAATTATTTGGGAAGATGGAATAGCCCATATTCCTATGATAAAAATAAAAACTTGATGAAATACTTTCTGCTCTGCATTTAAATTATTGATTAAGCAAATAAATTTGGTGCTCATCAAAAGTTGAGATAAGAATTCTCTATTTTTGCAGTTATGCCTCAAACACTCTCTATTATTATTCCTGCTTACAATGAAGGTAAAACGATTCACCTCATTCTCAACAAAATAAAGCAGGTTCGGCTGCTTAATGATATTCAAAAAGAAATAATCATCGTCAATGACTGCTCCCAAGATGACACAGAACAAGTCATTCTACGCTATCAAAAAGAAAATCCTGACCTAAACATAAAGTACTACAAACATGAGAAAAATCAAGGTAAAGGTGCAGCACTTCACACAGGCATTGATAAAGCCACTGGTGATTTTGTAGTAATTCAAGATGCAGATTTAGAATATGACCCCGAA
It includes:
- a CDS encoding GNAT family N-acetyltransferase; protein product: MQTEVVILENGKISFFDAFQMFRLRMEVFCAEQRCWYVDPDEHDFTATHILIYLIDENLPKKLVAYARIYKKDGQYVIGRVCTHLLFRRKGLGKKVMEIAIAQCPPKSVIYIQAQAYLKRFYENFGFVQQGSEIIWEDGIAHIPMIKIKT
- a CDS encoding dihydroorotate dehydrogenase is translated as MANLSVSFAGVSFQNPIVLASGIMGITGSALLRVARIGVGGVTTKSIWLTAHEGHKNPVMIGTEHYFINAVGVPDAGIEKAKEELSFYKKQTNTPLIANVIASSEIDYGLITESITELKPDLIEVNISCPNIEDEFGKPLACSRIKAATVTKICKSKTHIPVIIKMSPNVEDYVSIAQACEDAGADGLCCFNTFGPGMVIDLESRRPILANKVGGVSGPGIKPLVLKMVNDIYKAVRIPIIGTGGVLTGKDALEMMMCGATLVGVGTMVYYYDLQGFKDMIDEMNKWLDAHNIQNIADIIGTLQR
- a CDS encoding response regulator, whose translation is MDKHSHTLSFFVVEDNETYIMMLDHQIRKFISDYHLTPFKTGEECLKNLHLNPDFIILDYYLPGMNGIETLKKIHEKYPDMPVIMWSGQEDIHVAIECFEQGAYSYVVKDRNGISKIGKTIGYIQDKVRLRKENDILRERLKKKQRIIYGLFGLSLVLLITLIAISV
- the obgE gene encoding GTPase ObgE — its product is MSNFVDYVKIICRSGKGGPGAVSMRREKYVPKGGPDGGNGGKGGDVYLEADAQMWTLLDFRYQKHFFAGNGEPGQGALKTGKNGKDVILKVPVGTVAKNAQTGEVLCELTQDKQRVLLLEGGRGGMGNAFFKSPTRQTPRFAQPGEEGKEMEIILELKLLADVGLVGYPNAGKSTLLSVMTAAKPKIADYPFTTLVPNLGIVKYREIGSYVMADIPGIIEGAAEGKGLGLRFLRHIERNSILLFMVSVENENIAQGYQVLLHELEKYNPQLLSKKRLLAVTKIDILPQDELEQRKKTVPKEIEVLFISSIARIGLNELNDKIWQYLQR